The proteins below come from a single Pichia kudriavzevii chromosome 2, complete sequence genomic window:
- a CDS encoding uncharacterized protein (PKUD0B05900; similar to Saccharomyces cerevisiae YFL013C (IES1); ancestral locus Anc_8.64), protein MSALSDLLNPSVGTESPSDVSSTPGEPNTSDAASQSHPMSVTEMLISRSNQEQEEREASRSTEKQRGTSQVGGHAGRAAATKELKHAKSSETDHARSYQTLLINARSRHLKKNDGEPYWRNEIQFAFIMELLFNHFRVFKNPYYGTPEGFDWPEHFKVFKDSDGKTHPNDGQTLTFFELYLVTLLKSSKISKILKARLMLDINYALNFTVISLLVNIGRLNTTVNFDYEMRSQFRTYHSIPSLQVGSHFQIIEKFYPQEAQKLFEDPENKGKKNKDGDLADDPTPSNIRNGSGYTISTVKQLQDTPRIKSILKSINELSGNIPKKFPAFIEAISQSNHTFNIISIIFMICTHEYEIGQAFFPFENGQQNASKSSTTGSLLNDIWLRPKLNSSDKVRKFLWLIYTILETKLDVDKILQNPFNEPAQSVELCTALPSANIANELKDVHHKMGNHSSTIVAMADIIPKWRSSDSEHIAYDPLFNDFDTPEEVDFAGQMKNCRFQFVEHENQNLTITNVHGNQNSEEKAESDQVGTLTNSRRNRRLRVENNTGRDSSNVKIRSHGKSRRSLRQKTMESATSDYGFSSNTNSGKKIDKTYYTSVLDSFGVPGKKDIDDDNDSCEDDHCDTPGNRNKRSCEEMEGDEVTSGNMDDLADYNGRSICPDNMDPILSAQLNNLQRFPMDNEGSRRPNDDSVELSATDPLPMSVYEENPEDINERFFNYGYSGVIVNDYKHGEHDALQLTSCVRKRKNRKQAPIEPAIKNTVNMFDAYFNRDNKSAASSSKNAIIRREKYLMISQFIFDLIKEKQVQARILRHHEGNWKHFTKHLWDLNIFVEKEQAEAQERFADWGEFKTTMMKVFNQVNCVIGERLKVDKVMGVEPSTERQDTFLDDIFSQLEK, encoded by the coding sequence ATGTCTGCGCTATCCGATCTACTCAATCCATCTGTCGGCACCGAGTCTCCCAGTGATGTTTCTAGCACCCCGGGGGAGCCGAATACGTCGGATGCAGCTTCTCAGTCCCACCCAATGTCCGTTACAGAAATGTTGATATCCAGGTCAAACCAGGAACAAGAGGAAAGAGAAGCCTCTCGTTCTACCGAGAAACAGCGTGGAACTTCACAAGTGGGTGGTCATGCCGGTAGAGCGGCAGCTACGAAAGAACTAAAACATGCAAAGAGTTCTGAAACTGACCATGCTCGATCTTATCAGACGTTGTTGATCAATGCACGTTCTAGacacttgaagaaaaacgaTGGTGAGCCATATTGGAGAAACGAAATACAATTTGCATTTATTATGGAGCTACTATTCAACCATTTTAGAGTTTTCAAGAATCCCTACTATGGGACGCCTGAAGGATTCGATTGGCCCGAAcattttaaagttttcaagGATTCAGATGGGAAAACCCACCCCAATGATGGCCAAACCCTAACATTCTTTGAGTTGTATTTGGTTACTTTACTTAAATCATCGAAAATTTCCAAGATTCTAAAGGCTAGATTAATGCTAGATATTAATTATGCGTTGAATTTTACTGTGATTTCTTTACTTGTTAATATCGGTAGATTGAACACCACTGTCAATTTTGATTATGAAATGAGATCACAGTTTCGAACCTACCATTCGATTCCATCTCTACAGGTGGGAAGCcatttccaaattattGAGAAGTTTTATCCTCAAGAAGCACAGAAGCTATTTGAGGACCCAGAAAACAAAggcaagaaaaacaaagacGGTGATTTAGCAGATGATCCAACCCCCTCAAACATCAGAAACGGGAGTGGGTATACTATTTCTACTGTCAAGCAGCTCCAAGATACGCCAAGGATAAAGTCCATACTAAAATCCATAAATGAATTAAGTGGTaatattccaaaaaaaTTTCCTGCCTTTATAGAAGCAATATCCCAATCCAATCATACCTTCAATATCATTTCTATCATTTTTATGATCTGTACCCATGAATACGAAATAGGTCAAGCATTCTTCccttttgaaaatggaCAACAGAACGCATCAAAGTCCTCCACCACGGGATCGTTGCTAAACGACATTTGGCTAAGACCAAAATTAAACTCTTCTGATAAAGTTAGAAAATTTTTGTGGTTGATTTACACAATACTGGAAACCAAACTGGATGTTGACAAGATTTTACAGAATCCATTTAACGAACCTGCTCAATCCGTTGAACTTTGTACAGCTTTGCCATCAGCTAATATAGCGaatgaattgaaagatGTACACCATAAAATGGGGAATCATTCCTCGACCATAGTGGCAATGGCTGATATAATACCTAAATGGAGATCTTCAGATTCTGAACATATTGCCTATGATCCTTTGTTCAACGATTTTGATACAcctgaagaagttgattttgcaggtcaaatgaaaaattgtaGATTCCAATTTGTTGAGCATGAAAACCAGAATCTGACAATCACTAATGTTCATGGAAACCAAAACTCGGAGGAAAAAGCTGAGTCTGATCAGGTAGGCACCCTCACGAATAGTAGAAGGAATAGAAGGTTGAGAGTAGAAAATAACACTGGAAGAGATTCCTCAAACGTGAAGATAAGGTCACATGGAAAATCTAGAAGAAGTCTGCGACAAAAGACAATGGAGTCTGCAACGAGCGATTACGGGTTTAGCTCTAACACTAATTCggggaaaaaaattgacaaaACATACTATACATCAGTTCTTGATTCATTTGGTGTGCCGGGAAAGAaggatattgatgatgataatgactCCTGCGAAGATGACCATTGTGATACACCAGGTAATCGTAACAAGAGATCATGTGAGGAGATGGAGGGTGATGAAGTTACTAGTGGGAATATGGATGACTTGGCTGATTATAATGGACGAAGCATATGCCCAGATAATATGGATCCTATTTTATCAGCACAACTAAATAATTTACAACGTTTCCCAATGGACAACGAAGGAAGTAGAAGGCCAAATGATGATTCTGTTGAGTTGAGTGCAACTGATCCACTTCCAATGTCTGTCTACGAAGAGAATCCtgaagatatcaatgaaAGATTCTTTAATTACGGCTATTCTGGAGTAATTGTGAATGATTATAAACACGGAGAACACGACGCTTTGCAACTGACCAGTTGTGTAAGAAAGCGCAAAAATAGGAAGCAGGCACCAATTGAGCCTGCAATTAAAAATACTGTTAACATGTTTGACGCTTACTTCAACAGGGATAATAAAAGTGCAGCTTCGAGCTCCAAAAACGCAATAATCAGAAGAGAAAAGTATTTAATGATATCACAATTTATCTTTGACTTgatcaaggaaaaacagGTGCAGGCAAGAATTTTAAGACATCATGAGGGTAATTGGAAACATTTTACCAAACATTTGTGGGAtttaaatatttttgtaGAAAAAGAACAGGCAGAAGCACAAGAGAGGTTTGCAGATTGGGGAGAATTTAAAACGACTATGATGAAGGTTTTCAATCAAGTCAACTGCGTTATAGGCGAAAGGCTAAAGGTGGATAAAGTTATGGGGGTCGAGCCTTCGACTGAAAGGCAGGACACATTTCTAGATGATATCTTTAGtcaattggagaaataG
- a CDS encoding uncharacterized protein (PKUD0B05920) produces MASAPRYDEGACAESDGISLFPSCIQPRLLNLSHVRSILIRNIKVQERQREFPKTHFRDRNRENSIDIDFRERDWEHVRIRKGRSTHSLRLSITKNETEGGNDEAKVPVFAAQPEEVRKQVELQEYYNLAFFECFFTVSLFLNDNNPYFISRLFEPNVDVEEDLSLPFKSGPVTISLYLRQLEDDKWKLHNQVHLNFTMLVNLGDEYPLIERKLCDTENLLVLRMSDGCYYTMQNKRLNNEAVSILQSTFRKKMEDRSIHFNHLQNSCTFDQIMILNNYSRCLHDLKNTTRILIQRINAECSNEETRNRILETIDYKKSRVENYKELISAKQSINNDLGEKITELKNLRDVLKAKIQQLNQIRELQEKDCVENAEKLQLLVQSNEKLNSQIHKGKSDICKIIQFIFPIEPFKRKYNFSLFGISIPQALTPSRTLSLELKKEGIIPVYSTPDATIQKVAQLPKSKMDPINALFGYISLIILKLADILQVPIRYPIKYLGSNSYIVDPITSWNSSSGKNQSKIYPLFICQNITLAVKFTYALLLLSKNLEQLYEAENITKVEDTSLLTSLKIWLTCVEGYTDAQKYENERVIVEEEPAGHDILKNLFSGDPNYHESSIYTTDRKSGGARRISNLSKQSNGSVITLASKRSSASGMSTSSLESGPNLVVSKYKDLKSSDERIKHIKRHLLKGSGKSV; encoded by the coding sequence ATGGCATCCGCTCCTCGGTATGATGAGGGCGCCTGTGCAGAAAGTGACGGGATATCTTTGTTTCCGTCATGTATACAGCCAAGATTACTCAACCTCAGCCACGTACGATCCATTCTAATCAGAAACATCAAGGTCCAAGAAAGACAAAGAGAGTTCCCTAAAACACATTTCAGAGATCGAAATCGGGAAAACTCTATAGATATAGATTTTAGAGAACGAGATTGGGAGCATGTAAGAATACGAAAGGGAAGATCCACACACTCTCTTAGGTTGTCAATTACAAAAAACGAGACAGAAGGGGGGAATGATGAGGCTAAAGTGCCTGTATTTGCGGCTCAACCTGAAGAAGTTAGAAAACAGGTTGAACTTCAAGAGTATTATAATCTGGCGTTCTTTGAATGCTTTTTCACTgttagtttatttttgaatgataaCAATCCCTATTTCATTAGTAGATTATTTGAACCGAATGTTGATGTGGAAGAAGACCTAAGCTTGCCCTTTAAATCGGGTCCAGTAACTATCAGCTTATATTTGAGACAATTGGAAGATGATAAATGGAAATTGCATAATCAGGTACATCTCAATTTCACGATGTTAGTCAATTTAGGCGATGAATATCCTCTAATCGAAAGGAAACTCTGTGATACAGAAAATTTATTAGTACTTAGAATGTCCGATGGCTGTTATTACACCATGCAAAATAAGCGCCTGAACAACGAAGCAGTCTCAATATTACAAAGCACTTTTAGAAAAAAGATGGAGGATAGAAGCATCCATTTCAACCACTTGCAAAATTCGTGTACCTTTGACCAAATAATGATTCTGAATAACTACAGCCGCTGTTTGCATgacttgaaaaataccaCTCGAATACTAATACAAAGAATCAATGCCGAATGCAGTAATGAAGAAACTCGCAATCGAATACTGGAAACAATAGACTATAAGAAATCAAGAGTAGAAAATTACAAAGAGTTAATCTCTGCGAAGCAATCTATAAATAATGATCTTGGCGAAAAAATCACAGAATTAAAAAACCTGAGAGATGTATTAAAAgcaaaaattcaacagTTGAACCAAATACGAGAACTTCAGGAAAAGGACTGTGTAGAAAATGCTGAAAAATTGCAGCTTCTTGTCCAAagcaatgaaaaattaaacaGCCAGATTCATAAAGGGAAATCAGATATTTGCAAAATTATACAATTTATTTTCCCCATAGAGCCATTCAAGCGGAAATAcaatttttccttatttgGAATATCAATCCCGCAAGCCTTAACTCCATCCAGGACCTTATCActtgaattgaaaaaggagGGCATTATTCCTGTTTATTCAACCCCTGATGCAACCATTCAAAAGGTAGCACAGTTAcccaaatcaaaaatggatCCAATCAATGCCCTTTTTGGATATATCTCTCTTATAATACTGAAGTTAGCAGATATCTTACAAGTTCCTATAAGATACCCCATAAAGTACCTTGGATCGAACTCTTACATTGTTGATCCTATAACTAGTTGGAACTCTAGTTCCGGTAAAAACCAATCCAAAATTTATCCTTTATTTATATGTCAAAACATAACGCTTGCTGTGAAATTCACATATGCACTGTTATTGCTGAGCAAAAATTTGGAGCAATTATATGAAGCTGAAAACATCACTAAAGTAGAAGATACAAGTTTACTCACCTCTCTGAAAATCTGGTTAACATGTGTGGAAGGCTATACAGATGCTcaaaaatatgaaaatgAGCGtgttattgttgaagaagagcCTGCTGGCCATgatatcttgaaaaatttattttcaggCGATCCTAACTATCACGAATCATCTATCTATACGACTGATAGAAAATCGGGTGGGGCCAGAAGAATTTCCAATCTCTCCAAACAATCCAACGGGTCTGTCATAACTTTAGCTTCCAAGAGAAGTAGCGCTTCAGGGATGTCCACCTCATCGCTAGAATCGGGGCCTAACTTGGTTGTCAGCAAATACAAAGATTTGAAGTCATCTGATGAACGAATCAAACACATCAAGAGACACCTTTTAAAAGGGAGTGGTAAAAGTGTATAG
- a CDS encoding uncharacterized protein (PKUD0B05930; similar to Saccharomyces cerevisiae YGR057C (LST7); ancestral locus Anc_4.198), whose protein sequence is MTYIVSVTHFCEVHGPSMIMCTQAVNNPDTLSDYYSPQLPEAQFCQSCIFQIPNPGKNADDVSPSSSVTDLGKTPPSEGSGSLINEPEFESSRTTLTLEDQISSLLNSTNDSKRQKRRPVTLKTQSSRNPNTFFVSTQFPTNTDVYSSLRQIIVKLFTAETNADSTKPVVFGNSKHGYSVALTFSLVDKTARGSERKYAIIVTSNWEIDLFSNYTFILTNLNQMVRRILITGQQIQAKAAAPIEAISNNDFYLRRSAGLPKAKSMTEILQDDKLFLKLHMWASLMLDALEDTKHV, encoded by the coding sequence ATGACTTACATCGTGTCGGTGACACATTTCTGCGAGGTACATGGGCCTTCAATGATAATGTGCACACAGGCGGTGAACAATCCAGATACACTGTCCGACTACTATTCTCCCCAGTTACCCGAGGCACAGTTCTGCCAGtcttgtatttttcagatACCCAACCCCGGCAAAAATGCTGACGACGTTTCACCTTCTTCATCGGTTACTGATCTGGGGAAAACTCCCCCATCAGAAGGTAGTGGAAGTTTAATAAATGAGCCAGAGTTTGAATCTTCTAGAACAACATTGACTTTAGAAGACCAAATTTCTAGTCTTCTCAACTCTACTAATGATTCAAAGAGACAGAAAAGACGTCCAGTGACATTGAAGACACAGTCATCCCGCAATCCTAATACTTTCTTTGTATCTACACAATTCCCTACAAATACGGATGTTTATTCATCCTTGAGACAGATCATCGTTAAACTTTTCACTGCAGAGACAAATGCAGATTCTACCAAGCCAGTTGTTTTCGGGAACTCAAAACATGGTTATTCAGTGGCACTTACTTTTTCATTGGTTGATAAAACTGCTAGAGGTTCAGAGCGTAAATATGCGATAATAGTAACTTCTAATTGGGAAATCGAtctattttcaaactaTACGTTTATTTTGACAAATCTCAACCAGATGGTTCGACGTATTCTAATAACCGGACAACAGATTCAAGCCAAGGCAGCTGCACCTATAGAGGCAATATCTAATAatgatttttatttgagaaGATCGGCCGGACTGCCAAAAGCTAAAAGCATGACCGAAATTTTACAAGATGATAAACTCTTTCTTAAACTGCACATGTGGGCTTCTTTGATGCTTGATGCTCTAGAAGATACTAAACATGTTTGA
- a CDS encoding uncharacterized protein (PKUD0B05910; similar to Saccharomyces cerevisiae YFL004W (VTC2) and YPL019C (VTC3); ancestral locus Anc_8.71) yields the protein MSSSTTPKKSMLFGVKLQNEMYAPWREYYIDYDRLKRLLKENLISQLDSNSTWNERDEATFAEALDKNLEKVYSFQVSKYKELDSEITKLELKSDKYLELLEKNKKDPTFDANAFQQKLEELLSLTNELDHFARLNFTGFVKIVKKHDRLHKGYSVKALLSVRMKDLPLNNISEDTSPYLFRISTLYSFIRDQISSTSSDRSISNSLKRSISKLSESGKLSTTPSTSLSTSGPDESKFKVLKFWVHPDNLMEIKTTILRHLPVLIYNNKGTNMDEDDEDEEEFNGWTSSTINDLYFDNPNFELYNNKLLKQLNKTPSLRIRWNGKLKNNADLIIEKRTFDYDTGNSHDIKLTLKEKYMNDFIFPTVETDPANEFEEDIDELNDDEILDYRRQLDKKKKNLKKLTLDKFVKRLQKKGLSQDAISNYANNFKALQSFIVDNHLQPVLRTVHNRTAFQMPGDDKVRIIIDSDILFIREDSFDQQRPIRDPHEWHRKDIDSSIDNPYSLLRKGEYSKFPYSVMEIKIASSVVNNPQSKTHLWVSELTNSHLVKEVPNFSKFIQGISTFFLEDDNLDILPFWLPELEWDIRKNPEQAYMDSKNKRLKELQQAEILKNLKKKIGKTIKSSTDGNDTKLDAINELDDVEDLDADSSDDYVDDNMVAEGSGIVEAASSPSPVITGSSKRIPLEPYFPKKKKKKNGLTDVLMPIFASSKLNGYESEDEEVELPPGVVKPQQLIRQSGPVRVEAKVWLANERTFIRWLHVTTLLTALTFSIYSSIRNSHFPQLAADIAYIYFALTLFSGFWAYAIYHKRLELIRLRSGRHLDGIFGPLVVAAVLLLTLGLEFYVGVGQWKLKTGFSSVTLATLPETSQFNDLSPVTQWVLSKLFSYTE from the coding sequence ATGTCTTCTTCTACGACACCTAAGAAATCGATGCTTTTCGGTGTGAAGCTACAGAATGAAATGTATGCTCCCTGGAGGGAGTATTACATTGACTACGACCGTCTAAAGAGGTTGTTGAAGGAGAACTTAATCAGCCAATTGGATTCCAATTCTACCTGGAATGAAAGAGACGAGGCTACATTTGCTGAGGCTTTGGATAAAAATTTGGAGAAGGTGTATTCTTTCCAAGTCTCCAAATACAAAGAGTTGGATTCCGAGATCACCAAACTTGAATTGAAATCCGACAAGTACCTTGAgcttttagaaaaaaacaaaaaggaTCCAACATTCGATGCCAATGCATTTCAGCagaaattggaagaattgTTATCTTTGACGAACGAGTTGGACCATTTTGCCAGATTGAATTTTACTGGGTTTGTAAAGATTGTCAAAAAGCATGACAGACTACACAAAGGTTATTCCGTGAAGGCGCTCCTAAGCGTCAGGATGAAGGATTTACCTTTGAATAATATTTCCGAAGACACTTCTCCTTATTTATTTAGAATATCCACCCTTTATTCATTTATTAGGGATCAGATTAGCTCGACATCATCAGACAGATCTATTTCAAACTCATTAAAGAGAtccatttccaaattgtCCGAATCTGGAAAACTATCAACCACTCCAAGTACTTCTCTTTCCACGTCTGGTCCAGATGAATCTAAATTCAAAGTGTTGAAATTTTGGGTACATCCTGATAATTTGatggaaatcaaaactACAATTCTAAGACATCTCCCTGTTTTGATTTACAATAATAAAGGCACAAACATGgacgaagatgatgaagacgaagaagagTTTAACGGATGGACATCATCTACAATCAATGATTTATACTTTGATAATCCTAATTTTGAGCTTTACAATaacaaattgttgaaacaGCTGAACAAAACCCCCTCTTTGAGAATCAGATGGAATggaaaattaaagaataaTGCCGACTTGATAATTGAGAAGAGAACTTTTGATTATGATACTGGTAATTCTCATGATATCAAATTAACcttaaaggaaaaatacatgaatgattttattttccctACCGTTGAAACTGACCCAGCAAAtgagtttgaagaagatattgacGAGCTTAACGATGATGAGATTTTAGATTATAGGAGACAACtggacaagaagaaaaaaaacttgaaaaagttGACCCTTGATAAGTTTGTTAAGAGGTTGCAGAAGAAAGGCCTGTCACAGGACGCAATCAGCAACTATGCAAATAACTTTAAGGCTTTACAATCTTTCATTGTCGATAATCATTTACAACCGGTTTTAAGGACCGTTCACAACAGAACAGCCTTTCAAATGCCAGGTGATGATAAAGTGAGAATTATTATTGATTCTGATATCTTATTCATTAGAGAAGACTCCTTTGATCAGCAGAGACCAATTAGAGATCCTCATGAATGGCATAGGAAAGATATCGATTCTTCGATTGATAACCCTTACTCGTTATTGAGAAAGGGTGAATACTCCAAGTTTCCTTATTCTGTCATGGAGATCAAAATTGCTTCATCTGTTGTAAATAATCCTCAATCAAAAACACATTTATGGGTTAGTGAACTGACGAATTCACATTTGGTCAAAGAAGTTCCTAATTTTTCTAAGTTTATTCAAGGTATATCGACTTTCTTCTTAGAAGATGACAACTTGGATATTTTGCCATTCTGGTTGCCTGAATTGGAGTGGGATATTAGAAAAAACCCAGAGCAAGCATACATggattccaaaaataaaagactGAAGGAATTGCAGCAAGCagagattttgaagaatttgaagaagaaaataggCAAAACTATCAAATCATCTACTGATGGCAATGATACTAAACTAGATGCCATTAATGAacttgatgatgttgaagatcTTGATGCTGATTCCTCAGATGATTACGTTGATGATAATATGGTAGCTGAGGGGAGTGGTATAGTAGAAGCCGCATCATCTCCATCGCCTGTTATTACTGGTTCTAGCAAGAGAATTCCACTAGAACCTTATTTTCctaagaagaagaagaagaagaatggTTTAACAGATGTCCTGATGCCAATATTTGCAAGTTCTAAATTAAACGGCTATGaatctgaagatgaagaggTGGAACTACCACCTGGTGTCGTTAAACCGCAACAGTTGATCAGGCAATCCGGTCCTGTGAGGGTGGAAGCAAAGGTTTGGCTTGCTAATGAACGTACTTTCATCCGCTGGTTACATGTTACAACTCTACTGACCGCattgacattttcaatttattcCAGTATTAGAAATTCTCACTTCCCACAATTAGCTGCCGATATTGCCTATATTTATTTTGCTTTAACATTGTTTAGTGGCTTCTGGGCGTATGCGATTTATCACAAAAGACTGGAGTTGATAAGACTGCGTAGTGGAAGACACTTGGACGGCATTTTTGGCCCATTAGTGGTTGCGGCGGTGTTGCTACTTACTCTCGGACTTGAGTTCTATGTCGGGGTTGGCCAATGGAAATTAAAGACTGGTTTTTCTTCGGTTACCTTGGCAACTTTACCAGAAACATCACAGTTCAATGATTTGAGCCCCGTTACCCAATGGGTATTGTCAAAACTATTCTCATACACTGAATGA